One window of the Fusobacterium animalis 7_1 genome contains the following:
- a CDS encoding SDR family NAD(P)-dependent oxidoreductase: MEENRVKGKIAFISGASSGIGKATAEKLAQMGVNLILCARRENILNELKENLEKQYGIKVKNLVFDVRNYDDVLKNINSLDDEWKKIDILVNNAGLAVGLEKFYEYNMEDVDKMVDTNIKGFVYIANTIIPLMLATDKVCTIVNIGSVAGEIAYPNGSIYCATKFAVRAISDAMRSELIDKKIKVTNIKPGLVDTGFSLVRFRGDKEKADNVYKGIDPLYAEDIADTVAYIVNLPEKIQITDLSITPLHQANAIHIYKEK, from the coding sequence ATGGAAGAAAATCGTGTTAAGGGGAAAATTGCATTTATTTCAGGAGCAAGCAGTGGAATAGGAAAAGCCACAGCAGAAAAGTTAGCACAGATGGGAGTTAATTTAATTTTGTGTGCTAGGAGAGAAAATATTTTAAATGAATTAAAAGAAAATCTTGAAAAGCAATATGGAATTAAAGTTAAAAATTTAGTTTTTGATGTTAGAAATTATGATGATGTTTTAAAAAATATAAATTCATTAGATGATGAATGGAAGAAAATTGATATATTAGTTAATAATGCTGGACTTGCAGTTGGACTTGAAAAATTCTATGAATACAATATGGAAGATGTTGACAAAATGGTTGATACTAATATAAAAGGTTTTGTATATATTGCAAATACAATTATTCCTCTTATGTTAGCAACTGATAAAGTTTGTACAATAGTTAATATAGGTTCTGTTGCAGGAGAAATAGCATATCCAAATGGAAGTATATACTGTGCAACTAAATTTGCAGTGAGAGCAATAAGTGATGCTATGAGATCAGAACTTATAGATAAAAAAATAAAAGTTACTAATATAAAACCTGGGCTTGTTGATACAGGATTTAGTTTAGTTAGATTTAGAGGAGACAAAGAAAAAGCTGACAATGTATACAAAGGAATAGATCCTTTATATGCAGAAGATATAGCAGATACAGTAGCCTATATTGTTAATTTACCTGAAAAAATACAAATTACAGATTTATCTATAACACCATTACATCAGGCTAATGCTATACATATTTATAAAGAAAAATAG
- a CDS encoding tetratricopeptide repeat protein, with protein MKDEILKKIEDLYDLDKHQEIIDMIEALPAEQLNNELIGQLGRAYNNVEKYEKAIEILKSIEIEEGNTMRWNYRIGYSYYYLGDYENAEKYFLKAHKIDSEDEDVKRFLLDIYIELSKQAIDKEDNQDKALEYALKSKEYISTNDDRIQCDSYLAWLYDKIGVFDVAEELLKNIISLGRDDAWINSELAYCLGELNKFEESLEHYLRAKELGREDDWIYSQIGWTYRRLEKYEDALKADFKAQELGQNDAWVNVEIGICYKELEKFEEALKYYLVANELNGGKNLWILSEIAWVYGVMENYDEELKYLEQTKKLGRKDEWINAEYGKVYYKLEQYEKALRFFNKAKKLGQNDAWINVQIARCYKALDKNEDALKAYLKAEKFEENDAWLLSEIAWLYDGLGKYKEGLKYLKRIEKLGRDDCWFNTEYGFCLMRMQKYDKAIEKYKHALELKEELNEEIYLNCQLGFCYRLLEKYKEALKYHLKGQELGRNDAWINIEIGLCYKELENYEKALEHYLIAYEQDKEDTWLLSDIGWIYNELEKYDDGLQFLQKAQELGREDSWIYAEIGQCLGRLGKYEEGIEKLKKALEILEEDKTNDNVDEKIFINSEIGWLYGKIENSDPNEALHYLYAARDLGRDDQWLNAEIGWELGYNDKDKDEEAVKYFERSIELGRDDEWVWARIANIYFDLERYEDALKAYNRAYELEGAYKEGKDSLYICSIGRTLRRLGRYEEAIEKLLESRRLSLEEGDVVDLEDLELAYCYAVLGNKEKAEEHMKLSVDSLGTYAESEEYLKKQFDEIREMINVLSHPS; from the coding sequence ATGAAAGATGAAATATTAAAAAAAATTGAAGATTTATATGATTTAGATAAGCACCAAGAAATAATAGATATGATAGAAGCACTTCCAGCTGAACAACTAAATAATGAATTAATAGGGCAATTAGGTAGAGCATATAACAATGTTGAAAAATATGAAAAAGCAATAGAAATTTTAAAGAGCATAGAAATAGAAGAAGGAAACACTATGCGTTGGAATTACAGAATAGGATATTCATATTACTATTTAGGTGATTATGAAAATGCAGAAAAATATTTTTTAAAAGCACATAAAATAGATTCAGAAGATGAAGATGTAAAAAGATTTTTGTTAGACATATATATAGAATTATCAAAACAGGCAATTGACAAGGAAGATAATCAAGACAAGGCATTAGAATATGCTTTAAAATCAAAAGAGTACATATCAACAAATGATGATAGAATTCAATGTGATTCATATTTAGCTTGGTTATATGATAAGATTGGAGTTTTTGATGTGGCAGAGGAACTTTTAAAGAATATTATTAGTTTAGGTAGAGATGATGCTTGGATAAATTCTGAGTTAGCATATTGTTTAGGAGAATTAAATAAATTTGAAGAGTCATTGGAACATTATTTAAGAGCTAAGGAATTAGGAAGAGAAGATGATTGGATATATTCTCAAATTGGTTGGACATATCGTCGTTTAGAAAAATATGAGGATGCTTTAAAAGCAGACTTTAAGGCACAAGAATTGGGTCAAAATGATGCTTGGGTAAATGTTGAAATAGGAATTTGCTATAAAGAACTAGAAAAATTTGAAGAAGCATTAAAATATTATTTGGTGGCAAATGAATTAAATGGAGGTAAGAATCTTTGGATATTATCTGAAATAGCTTGGGTATATGGGGTTATGGAGAATTATGATGAAGAGCTAAAATATTTAGAGCAAACAAAAAAACTTGGTAGAAAAGATGAATGGATAAATGCTGAATATGGAAAAGTTTACTATAAATTAGAACAATATGAAAAAGCATTAAGATTTTTTAATAAAGCAAAAAAATTAGGTCAAAATGATGCTTGGATTAATGTACAGATAGCAAGATGTTACAAGGCATTAGATAAAAATGAAGATGCTTTGAAAGCCTATTTAAAAGCTGAAAAGTTTGAAGAAAATGATGCATGGTTATTGTCTGAGATAGCTTGGCTCTATGATGGATTAGGTAAATATAAAGAAGGTTTAAAATATCTTAAAAGAATTGAAAAATTGGGTAGAGATGATTGTTGGTTTAATACAGAATATGGTTTCTGTTTAATGAGAATGCAAAAATATGATAAAGCCATAGAAAAATATAAACATGCTTTGGAATTAAAAGAAGAACTTAATGAAGAAATTTATTTGAATTGTCAACTCGGTTTCTGTTATCGTCTTTTAGAAAAATATAAAGAAGCATTAAAATATCATTTAAAAGGTCAAGAACTTGGAAGAAATGATGCTTGGATAAATATAGAAATTGGATTATGTTATAAAGAATTAGAGAATTATGAAAAAGCACTTGAACATTATTTGATAGCCTATGAACAAGATAAGGAAGATACTTGGCTATTATCAGATATTGGTTGGATATATAATGAACTTGAAAAGTATGATGATGGTCTACAATTCTTACAAAAAGCTCAAGAACTTGGAAGAGAAGATAGTTGGATATATGCAGAGATAGGACAATGTTTAGGTAGGTTAGGAAAATATGAAGAAGGTATTGAAAAATTAAAAAAAGCCTTAGAAATACTTGAAGAAGATAAAACTAACGATAATGTAGATGAAAAAATCTTTATAAATTCTGAAATAGGTTGGCTTTATGGAAAAATAGAAAATTCAGATCCTAATGAAGCTCTACATTATTTATATGCAGCAAGAGATTTAGGTAGAGATGACCAATGGCTTAATGCAGAGATAGGGTGGGAATTGGGCTACAATGATAAAGATAAAGATGAAGAGGCAGTAAAATATTTTGAAAGGTCTATTGAATTAGGTAGAGATGATGAATGGGTTTGGGCAAGAATTGCTAATATCTATTTTGATTTAGAAAGATATGAAGATGCTTTAAAGGCATATAATAGAGCCTATGAATTAGAAGGAGCATATAAAGAAGGAAAAGATAGCTTATATATATGTAGTATAGGAAGAACTTTAAGAAGGTTGGGAAGATATGAAGAAGCTATTGAAAAACTTTTAGAATCAAGAAGACTATCTCTTGAGGAAGGAGATGTTGTAGATTTAGAAGATTTAGAACTTGCTTATTGTTATGCTGTTCTTGGAAATAAAGAGAAAGCAGAAGAACATATGAAATTATCCGTTGATTCATTAGGAACTTATGCAGAAAGTGAAGAATATTTGAAAAAACAATTTGATGAAATTAGAGAAATGATAAATGTTCTATCTCATCCATCATAA
- a CDS encoding branched-chain amino acid ABC transporter permease — MDKNKKLSYIITYVLLIVLYFILFSLISSGFISRYQVGILILILINIILAASLNITVGCLGQITLGHAGFMSIGAYTAALLTKSGFLSGYPGYIVALIIGGLVAGVIGFIIGIPALRLTGDYLAIITLAFGEIIRVLIEYFKFTGGAQGLTGIPRVNNFTLIYVITIFSVIFMYSIMTSRHGRAVLAIREDEIASGASGINTTYYKTFAFVLSAIFAGIAGGIYAHNLGILGAKQFDYNYSINILVMVVLGGMGSFTGSILSAIVLTILPEVLRSFAEYRMIVYPLILIIMMLFRPQGLLGRKEFQISKVISYFTKKRGEENGK; from the coding sequence ATGGATAAAAATAAAAAATTAAGTTATATAATTACTTATGTACTTTTAATAGTCCTATATTTTATATTATTCTCTTTGATAAGTTCAGGTTTCATAAGTAGATATCAAGTTGGAATTTTAATTTTGATTTTAATAAATATAATTTTAGCAGCTAGTTTAAATATAACAGTTGGTTGTTTGGGACAAATAACTTTGGGACATGCAGGCTTTATGTCAATAGGAGCATATACAGCAGCACTTTTAACAAAGTCTGGTTTTCTTTCAGGTTATCCAGGTTATATTGTGGCTTTAATAATAGGAGGACTTGTAGCAGGAGTAATTGGGTTTATAATAGGTATACCTGCTTTAAGACTTACAGGAGATTATCTTGCAATTATAACTTTGGCTTTTGGAGAAATTATAAGAGTGTTGATAGAATATTTTAAATTTACTGGTGGAGCACAAGGATTAACTGGTATACCAAGAGTAAATAATTTTACATTAATATATGTTATAACAATATTTTCAGTTATATTTATGTATTCAATTATGACAAGCAGACATGGTAGAGCAGTCTTGGCTATCCGTGAAGATGAAATAGCAAGTGGAGCTTCTGGAATAAATACAACTTATTATAAAACTTTTGCCTTTGTATTATCAGCAATATTTGCAGGTATAGCAGGTGGAATTTATGCACATAATTTAGGAATTTTAGGAGCAAAACAATTTGACTATAACTATTCAATAAATATACTTGTTATGGTTGTACTTGGAGGAATGGGAAGTTTCACAGGTTCAATATTATCAGCAATAGTTCTTACTATTTTACCAGAAGTTTTAAGAAGTTTTGCAGAATATAGAATGATAGTCTATCCTTTGATTTTAATAATTATGATGTTATTTAGACCACAAGGATTACTTGGTAGAAAAGAATTTCAAATAAGTAAAGTGATTTCATATTTCACTAAAAAAAGAGGTGAAGAAAATGGAAAATAA
- a CDS encoding ABC transporter ATP-binding protein, translated as MAMLEVKDLQVFYDNIQALRGVSLEINEGEVVSIIGANGAGKTTTLQTISGLISPKSGSINFEGKNLLKEKANNICKLGIAQVPEGRRIFSQLAVKDNLKLGQFTVKDTVENKEKDRANFYKIFPRMSERKNQSAGTLSGGEQQMLAMGRALMSRPKLLILDEPSMGLSPLFVKEIFEVIKQLKERGTTILLVEQNAKMALSISDRAYVIETGKIVLEGKAKDLLYNDKVKKAYLGG; from the coding sequence ATGGCAATGTTAGAGGTAAAAGACCTACAAGTTTTCTATGATAATATACAGGCTCTTAGAGGAGTTTCATTAGAAATAAATGAAGGGGAAGTTGTATCTATCATAGGAGCTAATGGTGCAGGAAAAACAACAACATTACAAACAATATCTGGACTTATAAGTCCTAAAAGTGGTTCTATAAATTTTGAAGGAAAAAATCTTTTAAAAGAAAAAGCTAATAATATTTGTAAATTAGGAATAGCACAAGTTCCAGAAGGAAGAAGAATTTTTTCACAACTTGCTGTTAAAGATAATTTAAAGTTAGGACAATTTACTGTAAAAGATACTGTTGAAAACAAAGAGAAAGATAGAGCAAATTTCTATAAAATTTTTCCTAGAATGTCTGAAAGAAAAAATCAATCAGCTGGGACTTTATCAGGTGGAGAACAACAGATGCTTGCTATGGGTAGGGCTTTGATGAGTAGGCCTAAACTTTTAATTTTAGATGAGCCATCAATGGGACTTTCCCCATTATTTGTTAAAGAAATTTTTGAGGTCATAAAACAATTAAAAGAAAGAGGAACTACTATTTTATTAGTGGAACAAAATGCTAAGATGGCACTTTCTATTTCTGATAGAGCTTATGTTATTGAAACAGGAAAAATAGTTCTTGAAGGAAAAGCAAAGGATTTACTATATAATGATAAAGTAAAGAAAGCCTATCTTGGAGGATAA
- a CDS encoding ABC transporter ATP-binding protein: MENKKPLLVAKDISISFGALKAVDNFNLEINSGELIGLIGPNGAGKTTVFNILTGVYNASSGEYTLDGENVIKTSTSALVKKGLARTFQNIRLFKYLTVLDNVVVAYNFRMKYGILTGMLRLPSYWREEKEAKEKAMALLKIFDLDKYAGMHAGNLPYGEQRKLEIARAMATEPKILLLDEPAAGMNPKETEDLMNTIKLIRDKFGIAVLLIEHDMKLVLGICERLVVLNYGKILASGKPNDVINNPQVVEAYLGKEEDE, translated from the coding sequence ATGGAAAATAAAAAACCTCTTTTAGTTGCAAAAGATATATCAATTAGTTTTGGTGCTTTAAAAGCAGTAGATAATTTTAATTTAGAAATAAATTCAGGAGAATTAATAGGCTTAATAGGACCTAATGGTGCAGGAAAAACAACAGTATTTAATATTTTGACAGGTGTGTATAATGCAAGTTCAGGAGAATATACACTGGATGGAGAAAATGTTATTAAAACTTCAACTTCTGCTCTTGTAAAAAAAGGTTTAGCTCGTACTTTTCAAAATATTAGATTATTTAAGTATCTAACAGTTTTAGATAATGTAGTCGTTGCATATAATTTCCGTATGAAATATGGAATTTTAACAGGTATGCTTCGTTTACCAAGTTATTGGAGAGAAGAAAAGGAAGCAAAAGAAAAGGCAATGGCTCTTTTAAAAATATTTGACTTAGATAAATATGCAGGAATGCATGCAGGAAATTTACCTTATGGAGAACAAAGAAAGTTAGAAATTGCAAGAGCTATGGCAACAGAACCAAAAATTCTTCTTTTAGATGAGCCAGCAGCAGGTATGAATCCAAAAGAAACTGAAGATTTGATGAATACTATAAAATTAATTCGTGATAAGTTTGGAATAGCAGTTTTACTTATAGAACATGATATGAAATTGGTACTTGGTATCTGTGAAAGATTAGTTGTTTTAAATTATGGAAAAATATTGGCAAGTGGTAAACCTAATGATGTTATAAATAATCCACAAGTTGTAGAAGCATATTTAGGTAAGGAGGAAGATGAATAA
- the rpmB gene encoding 50S ribosomal protein L28, producing MQRCEITGTGLISGNKISHSHRLTRRVWKPNLQVTTLLVNGSPIKVKVCARTLKTLKGASEVEVMRILKANIATLSERLLKHLNK from the coding sequence ATGCAAAGATGTGAAATAACAGGAACTGGTTTAATCAGTGGAAACAAAATATCTCACTCTCATAGATTAACTAGAAGAGTATGGAAACCAAACCTACAAGTTACAACTTTACTTGTTAATGGTAGCCCAATAAAAGTGAAAGTTTGTGCTAGAACTTTAAAAACTTTAAAAGGAGCTTCTGAAGTAGAAGTAATGAGAATTTTAAAAGCAAATATTGCTACTCTAAGTGAAAGATTATTAAAACACTTAAACAAATAA
- the pflA gene encoding pyruvate formate-lyase-activating protein yields the protein MQGYINSFESFGTKDGPGIRFVVFMQGCPLRCLYCHNVDTWELKDKNYIYTPEEIFAELNKVRAFLTGGITASGGEPLFQASFILELFKLCKKNGIHTALDTSGYIFNEQAKKVLEYTDLVLLDIKHIDKDMYKKLTSVDLEPTLKFIKYLQEINKPTWIRYVLVPGYTDDIKDLNDWAKFVSQFDIVKRVDILPFHQMAIYKWEKTNREYKLKDTPTPNKEQIQKAEEIFKKYNLPLYKERGAVAN from the coding sequence ATGCAAGGTTATATAAATTCTTTTGAATCTTTTGGAACAAAAGATGGTCCTGGAATAAGATTTGTAGTTTTTATGCAAGGTTGTCCTTTAAGATGTCTATATTGTCATAATGTAGATACTTGGGAACTAAAAGACAAAAACTATATCTACACTCCTGAAGAGATTTTTGCTGAATTAAATAAAGTTAGAGCTTTTTTAACTGGTGGGATAACTGCCTCTGGTGGTGAGCCTCTTTTTCAGGCTTCTTTTATATTAGAACTTTTCAAACTTTGTAAAAAAAATGGAATACATACTGCTCTTGATACTTCTGGTTATATTTTTAATGAGCAAGCCAAAAAAGTTTTAGAATATACAGATTTAGTTTTATTGGATATAAAACATATTGATAAAGATATGTATAAAAAACTTACCTCTGTTGATTTAGAACCTACTCTTAAATTTATAAAATATCTACAAGAAATTAACAAACCTACTTGGATAAGATATGTCCTTGTCCCTGGTTATACTGATGATATAAAAGACTTAAATGATTGGGCTAAATTTGTATCACAATTTGATATTGTTAAAAGAGTGGATATTCTGCCATTTCATCAAATGGCTATATATAAATGGGAAAAAACTAATAGAGAATATAAGCTAAAAGATACACCAACTCCTAATAAAGAGCAAATTCAAAAAGCAGAAGAAATTTTTAAAAAGTATAATTTACCTTTGTATAAAGAAAGAGGGGCTGTTGCAAATTAA
- a CDS encoding branched-chain amino acid ABC transporter permease, whose protein sequence is MEFLLQIINGLQIGSIYALVSLGYTMVYGIAQLINFAHGDIIMIGAYTSLFSIPLFTSLGLPVWVTVIPAIIICAIVGCLTERIAYRPLRNSPRISNLITAIGVSLFLENLFMKIFTPNTRSFPKIFNQAPISFGANIHINFGAVVTIVVTLILSIGLQLFMKKTKYGKAMIATSQDYAASELVGINVDRTIQLTFAIGSGLAAVGSVLYVSAYPQIQPLMGSMLGIKAFVAAVLGGIGILPGAVIGGFILGIVESLTRAYLSSQLADAFVFSILIIVLLFKPTGILGKNVKEKV, encoded by the coding sequence ATGGAGTTTTTACTTCAAATAATTAATGGTTTACAGATAGGAAGTATTTATGCCTTAGTCTCTTTGGGATATACAATGGTATATGGTATAGCACAACTTATAAATTTTGCACATGGTGATATTATAATGATAGGGGCTTATACATCACTTTTCTCTATTCCTTTATTTACATCATTGGGATTGCCAGTTTGGGTAACAGTTATCCCAGCAATAATTATTTGTGCTATTGTAGGTTGCTTAACTGAAAGAATTGCATATAGACCACTTAGAAATTCACCAAGGATTTCAAATTTGATAACTGCTATTGGGGTTAGTTTATTTTTAGAAAATTTATTTATGAAAATATTTACTCCAAATACAAGGTCATTTCCTAAAATTTTTAATCAAGCTCCAATATCTTTTGGAGCTAATATTCATATTAACTTTGGAGCTGTTGTAACAATAGTTGTAACTTTAATATTATCAATAGGTTTACAATTATTTATGAAAAAGACAAAATATGGAAAAGCTATGATAGCAACGAGTCAAGATTATGCAGCTTCTGAATTGGTTGGAATAAATGTAGATAGAACAATACAATTAACATTTGCAATAGGTAGTGGACTTGCAGCAGTTGGTTCTGTGTTATATGTTTCAGCTTATCCACAAATACAACCTTTAATGGGTTCAATGCTTGGAATAAAAGCCTTTGTTGCAGCAGTTTTAGGAGGAATTGGAATACTACCAGGAGCTGTAATAGGAGGCTTCATACTAGGAATTGTTGAAAGTTTAACAAGAGCATATTTATCATCACAACTAGCAGATGCTTTTGTATTTTCAATATTAATTATAGTTTTATTATTTAAACCTACTGGAATACTTGGAAAAAATGTAAAGGAGAAAGTATAA
- the pfkB gene encoding 1-phosphofructokinase, producing MIYSVTLNPSIDFIVRVKDFQLGETNRAYEDNFFAGGKGIMVSKLLKNVKTDCVNLGFLGGFTGTFIEQNLKKLNILSDFVTVNENTRVNVKLKTETETEINCQGPKISENEKEEFLDKIRKIKSDDFVILSGSVPSNLGNDFYITIIEILNKNGVKFTLDSSGETFSKSLKYKPFLIKPNKDELKEYARREFKNNQEIVNYVRENLVDKAEHVIISLGGEGALYIDKKFSLFAYPLRVKENVVNTVGAGDSVVAGFVNYMLKHNDVERAFRFAVACGTATSFSEDIGELNFIEEIYNKLVIERKCYGN from the coding sequence ATGATATATTCAGTAACTTTGAATCCCTCCATTGATTTTATTGTTAGAGTAAAAGATTTTCAATTAGGTGAAACTAATAGAGCCTATGAAGATAATTTTTTTGCTGGTGGTAAGGGAATAATGGTATCTAAACTCTTAAAAAATGTTAAAACTGATTGTGTAAATCTTGGTTTTTTAGGAGGATTTACAGGAACATTTATTGAGCAAAATTTAAAAAAATTAAATATTTTATCAGATTTTGTAACTGTAAATGAAAACACAAGAGTAAATGTTAAATTAAAAACTGAAACAGAAACTGAAATTAACTGTCAAGGTCCTAAAATTTCTGAAAATGAAAAAGAAGAATTCTTAGATAAAATTAGAAAAATTAAAAGTGATGACTTTGTTATTTTATCTGGTTCAGTACCTAGTAATCTTGGAAATGATTTCTATATAACTATCATAGAAATTTTAAATAAAAATGGAGTTAAATTTACTCTTGATAGCAGTGGAGAAACTTTTAGCAAATCTTTAAAATACAAGCCTTTTTTAATAAAACCTAATAAAGATGAATTAAAAGAATATGCCAGAAGAGAATTTAAAAATAATCAAGAAATTGTAAATTACGTTAGAGAAAATCTTGTAGATAAGGCAGAACATGTAATTATTTCTTTGGGAGGAGAAGGAGCTTTATATATAGATAAAAAATTTTCACTTTTTGCTTATCCATTAAGAGTGAAAGAAAATGTGGTGAACACTGTTGGTGCAGGAGATTCAGTTGTTGCTGGTTTTGTGAATTATATGCTTAAACATAATGATGTAGAAAGGGCATTTAGATTTGCAGTAGCTTGTGGAACAGCGACAAGTTTCTCTGAAGATATAGGAGAATTAAACTTCATTGAGGAAATATATAATAAACTGGTTATAGAAAGGAAGTGCTATGGAAATTAA
- a CDS encoding ABC transporter substrate-binding protein, with amino-acid sequence MKKKFLTALLGASLLLVACGGEKTEEKPAEAETIKIGAMGPLTGPVAIYGISATNGLKLAIDEINANGGILGKQVELNLLDEKGDSTEAVNAYNKLVDWGMVALVGDITSKPTVAVSEVAAQDGIPMITPTGTQLNITEAGSNVFRVCFTDPYQGEVLAKFTKDKLGAKTVAVMSNNSSDYSDGVANAFIKEAENQGIQVVAKEGYSDGDKDFRAQLTKIAQQNPDVLFIPDYYEQDGLIAIQAREVGLKSVIVGSDGWDGVVKTVDPSSYAAIENVYFANHYSTKDSNEKIQNFIKNYKEKYNDEPSAFSALSYDTAYLLKAAIEKAGTTDKEAVTKAIKEIQFEGITGKLTFDEKNNPVKSITIIKIVNGDYTFDSVVSK; translated from the coding sequence ATGAAAAAGAAATTTTTAACTGCATTATTAGGAGCTTCACTTTTATTAGTAGCTTGTGGAGGAGAAAAGACAGAAGAAAAACCAGCAGAGGCTGAAACAATAAAAATTGGAGCTATGGGACCATTAACTGGACCAGTTGCTATCTACGGAATATCTGCAACTAATGGATTAAAATTAGCTATTGATGAAATAAATGCAAATGGTGGAATACTTGGAAAACAAGTTGAATTAAATCTATTAGATGAAAAAGGAGATTCAACAGAAGCAGTAAATGCTTATAATAAACTTGTTGATTGGGGAATGGTTGCATTAGTTGGAGATATTACTTCAAAACCAACTGTTGCAGTTTCAGAAGTTGCAGCACAAGATGGAATTCCAATGATAACACCAACTGGAACACAACTTAATATAACAGAAGCAGGTTCTAATGTATTTAGAGTATGTTTTACAGATCCATATCAAGGAGAGGTTTTAGCAAAATTTACAAAAGATAAATTAGGAGCAAAAACAGTAGCTGTTATGTCTAATAATTCAAGTGACTATTCAGATGGGGTTGCAAATGCTTTTATTAAAGAAGCAGAAAATCAAGGAATTCAAGTTGTAGCGAAAGAAGGATATTCAGATGGGGATAAAGATTTTAGAGCTCAGCTTACTAAGATTGCTCAACAAAACCCAGATGTATTATTTATACCAGATTACTATGAACAAGATGGATTAATTGCTATACAAGCAAGAGAAGTTGGATTAAAATCAGTTATAGTTGGTTCAGATGGTTGGGATGGAGTTGTTAAAACAGTAGATCCATCTTCTTATGCAGCAATAGAAAATGTATATTTTGCTAATCACTATTCAACAAAAGATAGTAATGAAAAAATACAAAACTTTATTAAAAACTATAAAGAAAAATATAATGATGAACCATCTGCATTCTCTGCTTTAAGTTATGATACAGCATATCTTTTAAAAGCAGCAATAGAAAAAGCAGGAACTACTGATAAAGAAGCAGTAACTAAGGCTATAAAGGAAATTCAATTTGAAGGAATTACAGGAAAATTAACTTTTGATGAAAAAAATAATCCTGTAAAGAGTATAACTATAATTAAAATAGTAAATGGGGATTACACATTTGATTCAGTAGTATCTAAATAA